The sequence AGTCCGAAGAAGGCTACACCGAGTCCAAGTAAGACACCGGCCTCTGCCTGCTTTTCACCGCCCTCACTGATTGAATTTCAGTTAGTGAGGGCGGTTTAGCATCTCTACAGTTCCCCCGCCGCACAGGTGACACGATCACAAAGACCGCCGCGCACAAATGTGCACGGCGGTGAAAGTGCGCTGGGCTTGTCAGCTACTAACGTACGGAAGAGCTAGCGATGATTGATTGCAGCCAGCCGATGGTGGACAGCGTAGCCGGAACCAGCAGGAGGTTCGGGGCCTGCGGGCCACCGTACTCAATCATCTTGTCCATAACCTGGTTCAGCGGCTCCGGGTACGTCGCAGCGGAAGCGGCCGGGGTGCCAGCCACAGCGATGGCGGATGCGGCGGCAAGTGCAATGAGGGAACGGCGGATCTTCTTCATTGTGTCTCCTTGAATGATTCTTTGAAGGGGATAGTTACGTGGTTAGAACAGAACGTTCGAAATAAAGCCCAAGGAGGACAGGGCTGCCGGAACAAGAATGACGTTCTGCGCATCGTAGCCAGCAACGTTCGTGATCTGGGTCAGAACATCTGCGAGCGGCTGCGGAGCCTGGGCAGCGGAAGCGGCAGGCGTGCCGGCCAGGGCGATTGCAACAGCGGCGCCAGCGGCAACGAGGGTACGACGGATCTTCATGAAATCACCTTAGGGTCTTCGGGGATATGTTTTCGGGGGGGCGGCTTCACGCAACACTGGAAAAGTTTGCCTGTTACCTGCCAAATACTTTAAGGGGAAAGTGATGCAGGCGCTTTTCTTCGCAGAAAAAGCATCCATATGGGGGTAGCCAAGCTTTTTGCTGATAGGACAACAAAATCGTCGGTGTCGGAGTGGCTTACTAGAGTGTGGGGCATGGCTAAAAAGGTTCGTCCCGTCCACACCTGCTCCGAATGTGGCTTCGTCTCCCCCAAGTGGTTGGGGCGGTGCCCAGAGTGCGGTTCCTGGGGAACACTGCAAGAAACAGCAGTTGCTCAGGAGAGCAGTGCCGCCCAGGCAGCGGTCACGGGACGCATGCCGAAAGGGTTGACTCCGACGAGCCCGGCGCTACCGATTACAAAGGTGGGAGCAGCTCAGACCAAGGCGCTCAACACCGGGATTGGGGAGCTGGACCGCGTGCTTGGGCGCGGTATCGTGCCGGGCTCGGTGGTACTCATGGCTGGTGAGCCGGGTGTGGGTAAGTCCACGCTGCTTCTGGAAGTAGCGTCGCGCTGGGCCCAGCTGGGGCGCACCGCGCTCTATGCCACCGCGGAAGAATCTGCCGGCCAAGTCCGTGCCCGCGCTGAACGCACCGGCGCGCTGCATGAGACCCTCTATCTAGCGGCGGAGTCCAACCTGGACGTTGTTTTCGGGCACGGCGAGCAACTTAAGCCCAGCCTCATCATCGTGGACTCGGTGCAGACCATGCATGCGGCCGGCGTCGAGGGAGTGGCCGGCGGTGTGGCCCAATCCCGCGCGGTCACCGCGGCGCTGACAACATTGGCAAAGACCACGGGAATCCCCATCCTTCTGGTCGGCCACGTGACGAAGGACGGTAACGTGGCCGGTCCCCGCGTGCTGGAGCACCTCGTGGACGTGGTTTTGAATTTCGAGGGCGACCGTCAGTCTTCCCTGCGTTTACTGCGCGGCCTGAAGAACCGCTTCGGTGCGACCGATGAAATGGGCTGCTTTGAACAAACCGCAGCGGGTATCCGGGAGGTGGCCGATCCTTCAGGACTGTTCCTTTCCCACCACGGCAGTACGCCGGACGGCTCCGCGGTAACGGTAGCGATGGACGGCGTGCGCCCCATCCTCGCGGAAGTACAGGCGCTCACAGTGGACCCAGTGGCCAAGAACCCACGGCGCGTGGTCACCGGACTCGATGCCAACCGGGTACCGATGGTGCTCGCGGTCTTGCAGGCCCGCGCGGGTGAGCGCACCAATGACAAAGACGCGTACGTGGCCACCGTGGGTGGCATGAAGATTCAGGAACCGGCGACAGACTTGGCGGTGGCGCTGGCTACGTGGTCCTCGCTGCACGAGCGGCCGCTGCCGCCCAAGACCGTCGTCATCGGTGAGGTGGGACTCGCGGGTGAAGTGCGCCGCGTACCTAACCTCGACCGCCGGCTGGCAGAGGCCGCCCGGTTGGGTTATCGCCATGCCATCGTCCCGCCGGGAGACGTCGAGGTCAGTGGAATCCGAGTACGCCACGCTGCGACTCTGAGCGAAGCCATCGCCGCACTCAACTAGGCCGCAGCGGGCGGCTAGAGCAGATTAAACGGCAGGGCAGCCGAGTAGTTTTCACCAATCACAGTGTGAAGGAAGTAGGCGCCGGGATCAGCCTCAGGGCGGTCGGTGCACTTGCCCGGCTCGGAGCGCTTGCGGGACCAATCAGCTTGGAAGAAACGCGTCTCACCAGACTTGAAGGTCTGCTTGCCGGTCTCCACCGAGGCATAGCAGTCAGTATCAGACCACACGCGCTCGTTGGAGCCCATCTTGTAGACCTCGAAGCGCAACTGCTGCTCATCCAAATTGATGGAGCAATCCTTCGTGGTGGGGTTGAAGACCTCCATGTAGAACGTCGGCATCTTGCCGCCGGGGACGCTGTCCTCGTTGGTCTTAGCCATCACCTTGAGGTCCTCAAGGGAGCATTCCGTCTTGGAGGGATCCACGGCTAGCTCGGTGGGCTGGGATTCCTCTGGCTTATCGGCGGCGTCAGCGTTGTCCGCACCGTCCTTCGCCGGCTTCTCGTCCGCGGACTCCGACGTTGCTTCTTCAGTCTCCGTGGCAGTTTCTTCGGCCTGCGAGGTCGTCGCCTGCGCCAAGCTACTTGAGGCTGCCGCCGGCTGCGAGCCCTCCTCCTTCTCCTCCGAGGAGCCACCAAAAAGCGCAGTGGCTGCCCAAATGAGGATGACTACGAGCACCAAAATCGCCACCAGCGCGGCGAGGCGGCGGCGGACGTAAATCTCGCGCGGCAGCGGCTTCGGGGTATGGGTAGGCTCAGTCACAGCTCTCAGTTTAAGGGGACTGAGCGCCAACCCGGGCCAGCATAAGGCCGCGTGTCTCGTTATTCCCCCACCACGCGGCGTAGATTCAGGCTACTCGACGCCGTGGAGAACCACCGTCTCCACGCTGGAATCCTCGAGGAGGTAGCGAAGGCCGACGACACCGAGCGTGCCAGCGTCGAGAAGCTCGCGCGCCGCTGGGATGTCGGAGATAATCTGCGATACCGTCTGCGCGGTGTTCTCACGCTCAAAGTCCGCGCGCTCCTCGCGGCCATCGCGCTGAGCCACCAAGGACGCAGTGGCTACCTGTTCGATGATGGGGCGCTGCAGGCCCGTCGGCAGGTCACCACCCGCCAGGAACTCCGACGCAGCACCTACGGCACCGCACGACTGGTGGCCCATGACCACGAGCAGGTTCGCATTGAGGTTCTCCAGGGCATAATCCAGGGAGGCCATCACCGCGCTGTCCAGGATGTGACCGGCGGTGCGGATGACAAAAGCATCACCAAAACCGATGTTGAACACGTGCTCAATGGGCGCACGGGAATCCGAGCAGGCCAGCACGATAACGCGCGGATCCTGTCCCTGGGTCAGCCCGGCGCGCAGCTTGGCATCCTGGTTGACGGCGATGAGGTTTCCGGTCACAAGGCGCTGGTTGCCCTTCTGGAGGGCCTCCCAGACCTTCTGCGGTTCGTGAGGTACATGAACTAGAGGCATGATTCACACTCTAGTCCCATCGCCCCTACACTGAGGTGCTTATGGATACCCAAGCTGTACTGGAGTGGTTCGACGCCGTTGAGCGCCCCCTCCCCTGGCGGAAACCCGGGACTACGGCCTGGGGCGTGCTGCTCAGCGAGGTCATGAGTCAGCAGACCCCGGTCGCGCGCGTGGCCCCGCAGTGGAAGGAGTGGATGGAGCGCTGGCCCACGCCTCAGGACCTGGCTGAGGCGTCCAAAGCGGATGTGCTGCGCGCGTGGGGCAAGTTGGGTTATCCGCGCCGCGCGCTGCGCCTGTGGGAGTGTGCGAAGGAGATTGGTGCGGGGGAGGTTCCGGGGGACGTCGATAAGCTCTTGGCCCTGCCGGGCATCGGTGAGTACACCGCGCGGGCTGTGGCGTGTTTCCATTTTGGTCACAACGTTCCTGTGGTGGATACCAACGTGCGGCGAGTGTATGCCCGCGCCGAGGATGGACGATTCTTGGCACCGACGCCCTCGAAGCGCGAGTTGGCGCAGGTGGAGGAGATTCTCCCGAAGGAGAATGGGCCGCGTTTTTCGGCCGCGCTCATGGAGCTCGGCGCCTTGGTGTGCACGGCGAAGAATCCGGACTGCGCAGTCTGCCCCATCAAAGCCACGTGTGCCTGGCAGCTCGCCGGATGCCCCGAGCCGAGTGAGGACGAAACCGCGCGGGCGAAGAAGCGCGTGCAAAAGTTCACCGGCACGGACCGACAGGTGCGGGGGCTGCTTCTCGACGTCCTCCGCGCCTCACCCCACCCCGTTGCCCAGTCCGAATTGGACGCGGTGTGGGAGGACGCAGCGCAGCGAGCCCGCGCGCTCGGCTCTCTTCTAGAAGATGGCCTTATGGAGCAGAACGAGGAGGGGCTGTTCCATCTGCCGCAGTAGGGCGGTGGGAGAAGTCGATGAGATGACCCATGGTCCAATCGCGGTCCGTGAGCAAGCGGGCCAGGATAAGCCCGCAGCCAATCGCCGCGACGGCCATCGAGGCGATGGCAAGGTTATTCAGAGCCTGGTCTATGTTGCCCACATTGAGGTGATAGACGGTGCGGAACATGGATGTTCCCGGGATCATGATGACGGATGCTGGCACCGTCGTGGTGATACGCGGCAGGTGGGCGCGCTGAGACGCCACCGCACCCAACAGGCCCACGATGAGGCCGCCAACGAAAGCGCCCACATAGTTGGTCGCTCCCCAACTGATGAGGAACAGGCGCACGATGTTGGCCACCGTCCCCACCGACGCCGCCACCAGCACCATCCGCCGAGAAGAGTTGAACAGGAAGGCGAAGCCCGAAATACCCAGGAAACTTGCCACGGCTGCGGCAACATACCACTCGGGATCAGGGCTTGGGATTCCTGGTTCTGGGGTCAGTTCCGTTGTCCAGCTCACCAGCGCCACGGTGAAAGTAGCAGCTGTAATGACGGTTAACGCATAGGCCAGGCGGGTCAAGCCTGCACCGAAATCGAAGCGTGCGAGGTCAATGAGCGCAGAGAACAGTGGGAAGCCGGGAATGAGGAACAGCACCGCAGCCACATAACCGGAGGAAAAATCGGCGGGGTTCGCGATGTCCGTGGCGGCAACCGCCTTGGTGGTGAAGAAATATACGAGGCTCGCTACCGTTCCGCCCGCCACAATGCAGCCCAGCTGGTGCACGTGTTTGTGGTGCAGTGAGGCGCGGGTCAACTGACCACAGAAGGCCGCTAGGGCGACGAGGAAAACCGCATAGACGGTGAAGTAATTGAGCACGGCAAAGGATGCACAGGCAACTGCCGCCGCGCAGGCTAGCAACCAGCGGTTCCACCGTTTGATCACGGTGGACTCGATGGCATCCAGCATTGCGCTGAGCTCTTCAGCAGTAATCCCTGAATACAGGCGGTTGTGCGTAAGGTCCTCAAGGGCCTCGATGCGTGAGGCGTCGACGGCCGGGGAGTGCTGCTGAGCCACCACGGTGCGAAAGTCGCGGCCGCGGTGAAAGGTACAGGTGATCTGGGTGACGCCAACGTCAGCATCGAGCCGGTCGAAGCCCAGCGCGCGGGCAGCACGTTTCATGCCGCGCAGCACACGGTAGCCCGACGTACCCGCGCCCATCAGCATCATGCCCAAACGCAGGACGACGTCAGCCTCATACCCCATCCGGATATAGTCGGTGCTGGGGCGAGAACTCATTAGCGCCAGCGCCCCCGGAAGTTGAGGCCGCCGGGAAGGTTAACCCACATGCCGCCGCGGGAGTTAAACGTCACTGGACCGACCTTGGTCGACATCGAAGCACCAGAGCCAGAGACGTTAATCCAGCTATTCTTGCCGGTCTTCTTCCGCTTGCGATAGTAAATTCCCATGCCGCATAGCATAGCGCGGATGCGCAGCATCGCCGTAAGGGTTACTCTCAACCTCGTGAGAATGAAATCCTTGATGGCGGTTGTGTTCACCGCCGCTAGCATCGCTATCGCCGCCCCTGCAGCCCAGGCGGCTCCACCGGGCAGCGTACACGCGGACGCTACGGAAGAGCTACCGGGCGTCACCGCAACGACGATCTCCTATGCCTCCACTCTCATGAACGGCTCCCCTACCACGGTCACCGGTATGGTTCTTGAGCCGAAGGCTCCGTGGAATGGGCCGGGTGAACGCCCCACCGTCGTGTATGCGCCAGGCACCCGCGGTGCTGGTGACCACTGCGCGCCGTCACGTGTGCGCGCCGGCACCGACGGTAGCCGCTTTGACCAGGGCTACGAGGCCGCGGCCGGGCGCGTGTACGAGTACGCCACGACCCAGGGCGTACGCGTTGTGGTTACGGATTACATCGGGCTCGGCACCCCGGGCCACCACTCCTATGTCAACAACGTTGAAGAGGCCCACGCCGTTCTTGACGCCGCCCGCGCAGGTCTCAAGCTCGCCGGCGCACCTGCCTCCGCACCTGTCGGCTTCGCCGGTTATTCCCAAGGCGGCGGCGCAGCGGCGGCCGCCGGCGAATACGCGGCCACCTACGCCCCCGAGCTCAACGTCAAGGGCTCGTTCGCGGGCGCTCCGCCAGCAGACCTCTTCGAGGTGATGAATGCCGTCGATGGCTCTGCCCTTGTCCACGTCTTGGGCTATGCCATCAACGGTTTTGCAGCACGCAGCACCGCCTTTTCCCACGAGATCATCGACGAGTTAAACCCACGCGGCCGTGAGTTCCTCACCGATGCCGAGACCTTCTGCATCCGCGAGTCCATGTCCACCTGGGGAAATATCCGCACCAGCGAACTCACGGAAAGCGGCGAAACTTTCGCTGAACTGCTGCGCCGCAAGCCGGCGGCCTCACGCATGATGCGCGAGCAACGCTTGGGCCAACATGCACTCAACGCCCCGATGCTGGTCATGAATTCCCCCACCGATGACATCATTCCCTACCAGCAGGCACGAACCATGGCCCGCGATTTTTGTGCGGCTGGCGGCACCGTCCAGTTTGAGAATGCCCGCGCCGTCAACGTGCGTCCTGGTTCCGGCACTAACCACGCCGCGCCAACGGTTCGTTCGCTTCTGCACGGCACGAATTACCTCATCGATCGCTTCAAGGACGTCCCCGCACCAACGAACTGCCAGATTTCCTAAGCCCTAGTTCTGTAAAAGTACACGTCAATCACAAAAGGTCCCAGAACGTGAAGGCGGCTCTCGGCTCCGTTCGCGCCTCTCTCCCGCGGCTGCCACAGTCGCTCGGACAATGACAGCAGCTGGCTAATGTAGACCGTCCAAGGACGAGAAAGGCTCTTCAGCCACGATGTCATGCAAAGGCACGCGCACCCAAGGCGAATCACTGTGTGCGAGCAGCTCAGTGAGCCGTTGCGATTGGTCCTTCATCGCAGCGGCAACGTCGGGTTCACCGTCACTTGCCCAGATCATTCGCCCCCACCAGAAACTTGCGGCTACGTCAGCCCACGACACAAAGTAGCGCTGCAGGGCCGCCACGGCCTTATCTGAAATCTGAAGGAACTCTTCTGGAGAGATCCATCCCAGCTCCGTTGCCGGTCCACCGACGTTATGAATCCGGATAATGTCCCATGCGCGAGTGGTGGTGGGCAATGCTGGGGCCGCTGTCTTGGCAAAGCTTTCGGAGCGCAACATCCGTACGAGGTAACGGAACTTATGTTCTCCCCGACGCGGATCCACGCCTTGGGCAACAAAGAAGTCTTTGAGAAACTCGACCCTTTCCTCAATTGCTGCAGCAAGTTCCTGCTCTGGAACATCCTTCACGGCGTATGCGAGCGGTAAAATAAGGTCATTTTCCACGTGCTGACTGCCTTCGAGCAAGACGTCAATAGCCTGGTGCGCTTCCTGTGCACCAGTGACCCCCCAGTTTTCCTCGAGAGATGCTTTGTAGTACTTGGCCGCCCTTGCGTTGATGTCCTCAACCCCTAGCGGGGTCGCAAACGCCTTATTGCTCTTGTACGTCATTCCCCAAGAGTGGCGGCGCACTTCATCTTTGCTCGGCGCCGGTTCCGGCCACGGGAACTTTGTAAGGCGGTAGATCCAAGTATCATCAAACTTTGCTGGCGTGAACGTTGAGCTCATACCCTCACAAAGTACCGAGCTTCCTAACGTGGTTCCGCGGCACCCCGTCCCTCACCCCAATATTGGGGAGTGACTAGCGTCATATGACGTCACACACAGTCATCTTTTTTGATGTGTTGTTAGTCTCGTGTGCATGACAGGACCCCAAATTGCATTGACAGACCGGCCAGATCTCGGCGCTGCACTTAAACGTGCTGGCGATTCCGAGAT is a genomic window of Corynebacterium singulare containing:
- a CDS encoding threonine/serine exporter family protein encodes the protein MSSRPSTDYIRMGYEADVVLRLGMMLMGAGTSGYRVLRGMKRAARALGFDRLDADVGVTQITCTFHRGRDFRTVVAQQHSPAVDASRIEALEDLTHNRLYSGITAEELSAMLDAIESTVIKRWNRWLLACAAAVACASFAVLNYFTVYAVFLVALAAFCGQLTRASLHHKHVHQLGCIVAGGTVASLVYFFTTKAVAATDIANPADFSSGYVAAVLFLIPGFPLFSALIDLARFDFGAGLTRLAYALTVITAATFTVALVSWTTELTPEPGIPSPDPEWYVAAAVASFLGISGFAFLFNSSRRMVLVAASVGTVANIVRLFLISWGATNYVGAFVGGLIVGLLGAVASQRAHLPRITTTVPASVIMIPGTSMFRTVYHLNVGNIDQALNNLAIASMAVAAIGCGLILARLLTDRDWTMGHLIDFSHRPTAADGTAPPRSAP
- a CDS encoding lipase family protein — encoded protein: MKSLMAVVFTAASIAIAAPAAQAAPPGSVHADATEELPGVTATTISYASTLMNGSPTTVTGMVLEPKAPWNGPGERPTVVYAPGTRGAGDHCAPSRVRAGTDGSRFDQGYEAAAGRVYEYATTQGVRVVVTDYIGLGTPGHHSYVNNVEEAHAVLDAARAGLKLAGAPASAPVGFAGYSQGGGAAAAAGEYAATYAPELNVKGSFAGAPPADLFEVMNAVDGSALVHVLGYAINGFAARSTAFSHEIIDELNPRGREFLTDAETFCIRESMSTWGNIRTSELTESGETFAELLRRKPAASRMMREQRLGQHALNAPMLVMNSPTDDIIPYQQARTMARDFCAAGGTVQFENARAVNVRPGSGTNHAAPTVRSLLHGTNYLIDRFKDVPAPTNCQIS
- a CDS encoding DUF1266 domain-containing protein is translated as MTYKSNKAFATPLGVEDINARAAKYYKASLEENWGVTGAQEAHQAIDVLLEGSQHVENDLILPLAYAVKDVPEQELAAAIEERVEFLKDFFVAQGVDPRRGEHKFRYLVRMLRSESFAKTAAPALPTTTRAWDIIRIHNVGGPATELGWISPEEFLQISDKAVAALQRYFVSWADVAASFWWGRMIWASDGEPDVAAAMKDQSQRLTELLAHSDSPWVRVPLHDIVAEEPFSSLDGLH
- a CDS encoding carbonic anhydrase; its protein translation is MPLVHVPHEPQKVWEALQKGNQRLVTGNLIAVNQDAKLRAGLTQGQDPRVIVLACSDSRAPIEHVFNIGFGDAFVIRTAGHILDSAVMASLDYALENLNANLLVVMGHQSCGAVGAASEFLAGGDLPTGLQRPIIEQVATASLVAQRDGREERADFERENTAQTVSQIISDIPAARELLDAGTLGVVGLRYLLEDSSVETVVLHGVE
- the radA gene encoding DNA repair protein RadA, producing the protein MAKKVRPVHTCSECGFVSPKWLGRCPECGSWGTLQETAVAQESSAAQAAVTGRMPKGLTPTSPALPITKVGAAQTKALNTGIGELDRVLGRGIVPGSVVLMAGEPGVGKSTLLLEVASRWAQLGRTALYATAEESAGQVRARAERTGALHETLYLAAESNLDVVFGHGEQLKPSLIIVDSVQTMHAAGVEGVAGGVAQSRAVTAALTTLAKTTGIPILLVGHVTKDGNVAGPRVLEHLVDVVLNFEGDRQSSLRLLRGLKNRFGATDEMGCFEQTAAGIREVADPSGLFLSHHGSTPDGSAVTVAMDGVRPILAEVQALTVDPVAKNPRRVVTGLDANRVPMVLAVLQARAGERTNDKDAYVATVGGMKIQEPATDLAVALATWSSLHERPLPPKTVVIGEVGLAGEVRRVPNLDRRLAEAARLGYRHAIVPPGDVEVSGIRVRHAATLSEAIAALN
- a CDS encoding DUF4236 domain-containing protein; the protein is MGIYYRKRKKTGKNSWINVSGSGASMSTKVGPVTFNSRGGMWVNLPGGLNFRGRWR
- a CDS encoding HhH-GPD family protein, whose amino-acid sequence is MDTQAVLEWFDAVERPLPWRKPGTTAWGVLLSEVMSQQTPVARVAPQWKEWMERWPTPQDLAEASKADVLRAWGKLGYPRRALRLWECAKEIGAGEVPGDVDKLLALPGIGEYTARAVACFHFGHNVPVVDTNVRRVYARAEDGRFLAPTPSKRELAQVEEILPKENGPRFSAALMELGALVCTAKNPDCAVCPIKATCAWQLAGCPEPSEDETARAKKRVQKFTGTDRQVRGLLLDVLRASPHPVAQSELDAVWEDAAQRARALGSLLEDGLMEQNEEGLFHLPQ